One part of the Salvelinus sp. IW2-2015 linkage group LG28, ASM291031v2, whole genome shotgun sequence genome encodes these proteins:
- the crnkl1 gene encoding crooked neck-like protein 1, with translation MASTAAGKQRIPKVAKVKNKAPAEVQITAEQLLREAKERELELLPPPPKQKITDEEELNDYKLKKRKGFEDNIRKNRTVISNWIKYAQWEESLKEVQRARSIYERALDVDHRNIALWLKYAEMEMKNRQVNHARNIWDRAITILPRVNQFWYKYSYMEEMLGNIAGCRQVFERWTEWEPEEQAWHSYINFELRYKEVDKARSIYERFVIVHPDVKNWIKYARFEEKHGYIAHGRKVFERSVEFFGEEHVNENLFVAFARFEEKQKEFERVRVIYKYALDRIPKQQAQELFKFYTVFEKKFGDRRGIEDVIVSKRRFQYEEEVKASPHNYDAWFDYLRLVESDADPDTAREVYERAIAKIPPIQEKRHWRRYIYLWINYALYEELEVKDPERTRQVYLACLDLIPHKKFTFAKMWLLYGQFEIRQKNLQAARRGLGTAIGKCPKNKLFKGYIELELQLREFDRCRKLYEKYLEFASENCTTWIKFSELETILGDTERARAIFELAIGQPRLDMPEVLWKSYIDFEIEQEEYDNTRGLYKRLLQRTQHVKVWISYAQYELSIDNSDRLQRCRGIFEEANKGLRSCEEKEERLMLLESWKAFEQEFGSDTTRERVKKLLPEKVKKRRKLTAEDGSDAGWEEYYDYIFPEDAANQPNLKLLAMAKMWKRQQQEEEDDEEDDEEDEEDDDEEENNGGVDRGRVEKVGGKEMEGEENRRERGIDKEITEDLASPSSEKPIVSEPVPEKVTKESTYDDGDDSDESSSGSSSSSSSDSDNDGGEKQPRKSNKDSVKD, from the exons TGATGAAGAGGAGTTGAACGATTACAAGTTGAAGAAGAGGAAG GGATTTGAAGACAACATCAGAAAGAACCGTACTGTTATCAGCAACTGGATAAAATACGCTCAATGGGAGGAGAGCCTGAAAGAAGTCCAGAG GGCTCGCTCTATTTACGAGCGTGCTCTGGATGTAGACCACCGAAATATAGCTCTGTGGCTGAAGTATGCCGAGATGGAGATGAAGAACCGGCAGGTAAACCACGCCCGCAACATCTGGGACAGAGCCATCACCATCTTGCCCCGTGTCAACCAGTTCTG GTACAAGTACAGTTACATGGAAGAGATGCTGGGCAACATCGCTGGCTGCAGACAGGTGTTTGAGCGCTGGACAGAGTGGGAACCAGAGGAACAAGCCTGGCACTCCTACATCAACTTTGAGCTGCGCTACAAGGAAGTCGACAAGGCCCGCTCCATCTATGAGAGAT TTGTGATTGTTCACCCTGATGTGAAGAATTGGATTAAGTACGCCCGTTTTGAAGAGAAGCATGGCTACATCGCCCATGGGAGGAAGGTGTTTGAAAGATCAGTGGAGTTCTTTGGCGAGGAGCATGTTAATGAGAACCTTTTTGTGGCCTTCGCCAGATTtgaagagaaacagaaagag TTTGAGAGAGTTCGAGTCATCTACAAATACGCCCTGGACAGAATTCCCAAGCAGCAGGCTCAGGAGCTCTTCAAGTTCTACACCGTGTTTGAGAAGAAGTTTGGAGACCGGAGGGGAATCGAGGACGTCATCGTCAGCAAGAGGAGATTTCAGTATGAAGAGGAAGTCAAG GCAAGCCCACACAATTATGACGCATGGTTTGATTACCTACGCCTGGTGGAGAGTGATGCGGATCCTGACACTGCCAGGGAGGTCTATGAGAGAGCCATCGCCAARATCCCTCCTATACAGGAGAAGAGGCACTGGAGAAGATACATTTACCTGTGGATAAACTACGCTCTATATGAAGAACTGGAGGTCAAG GACCCAGAGAGAACAAGGCAGGTGTACCTGGCATGTCTGGATCTCATCCCTCACAAAAAG TTCACGTTTGCCAAGATGTGGCTACTCTACGGACAGTTTGAAATCCGCCAGAAGAACCTCCAAGCTGCTAGACGAGGCTTG ggCACAGCCATTGGTAAATGTCCAAAGAACAAGCTGTTTAAGGGCTACATTGAACTGGAGCTGCAGCTCAGAGAGTTTGACCGATGTAGGAAGCTTTATGAGAAGTACCTGGAGTTTGCCTCCGAGAACTGCACCACCTGGATCAAGTTCTCTGAGCTGGAGACCATCctgggagacacagagagggccCGGGCCATCTTCGAGCTGGCCATCGGACAGCCACGACTGGACATGCCAGAG GTGTTGTGGAAGTCCTACATCGACTTTGAAATTGAGCAGGAAGAGTATGACAACACCAGAGGTCTCTACAAGAGATTGTTGCAGCGCACACAGCACGTCAAG GTCTGGATCAGCTATGCCCAGTATGAGCTGTCCATTGATAACTCTGACCGGCTGCAGAGGTGTAGAGGGATCTTTGAGGAGGCCAACAAGGGTCTGAGAAGctgtgaggagaaggaggagcgtCTGATGTTGTTGGAGTCCTGGAAGGCGTTTGAGCAGGAGTTTGGTTCGGACACGACCAGGGAGAGGGTGAAGAAACTGCTGCCGGAGAAggtgaagaagaggagaaagctCACGGCAGAGGACGGG TCAGATGCAGGGTGGGAGGAGTACTACGACTACATCTTCCCTGAGGATGCAGCCAACCAGCCCAACCTCAAGCTGCTCGCCATGGCCAAGATGTGGAAGAGGcagcaacaagaagaagaagatgatgaaGAAGACGATGAAGAGGATGAAGAAGACGATGATGAGGAAGAAAACAATGGAGGAGTGGATAGGGGTAGAGTCGAGAAAGTTGGGGGCAAAGAAATGGAGGGAGaagaaaacagaagagagagaggaatagacaaAGAAATTACAGAAGACTTAGCATCACCATCATCAGAAAAGCCTATAGTCAGTGAGCCTGTGCCTGAAAAAGTCACCAAGGAGAGCACATACGATGACGGAGATGATTCTGATGAAAGCAGTAGtggaagcagcagcagtagtagtagtgacagtgACAATGATGGTGGTGAGAAACAGCCCAGGAAGAGCAATAAGGACTCAGTGAAAGATTAG
- the naa20 gene encoding N-alpha-acetyltransferase 20, which produces MTTLRAFTCDDLFKFNNINLDPLTETYGIPFYLQYLAHWPEYFIVSEAPGGELMGYIMGKAEGSVAREEWHGHVTALSVAPEFRRLGLAAKLMEMLEEISERKGGFFVDLFVRVSNQVAVNMYKQLGYSVYRTVIEYYSASNGEPDEDAYDMRKALSRDTERKSIIPIPHPVRPEDIE; this is translated from the exons ATGACAACATTACGAGCTTTCACATGCGATGATTTGTTCAAATTCAACAACAT CAACCTGGATCCATTGACAGAGACT TACGGAATCCCATTTTACCTACAGTACCTGGCCCACTGGCCAGAGTACTTCATTGTTTCAGAGGCCCCTGGTGGTGAATTGATGGGTTACA TCATGGGAAAGGCAGAGGGATCAGTGGCGCGAGAAGAGTGGCATGGCCACGTCACAGCTCTCTCTGTGGCCCCAGAGTTCAGACGACTGGGACTGGCAGCCAAGCTtatggagatgctggaggagatCTCAGAAAG GAAGGGTGGGTTCTTTGTTGATCTGTTTGTGCGAGTCTCCAATCAAGTGGCGGTGAACATGTACAAACAGCTAGGCTACAGCGTTTACAGGACCGTGATAGAGTACTATTCTGCTAGCAATGGAGAACCGGATGAAGACGCCTATG ATATGAGGAAAGCCTTGTCGAGAGACACCGAGAGGAAGTCCATCATTCCTATACCACATCCTGTCAGACCAGAAGATATAGAATAA